Proteins found in one Hyalangium gracile genomic segment:
- a CDS encoding DUF3352 domain-containing protein, with protein MLRRASSWSLLLLVLLAGCSRCGKDSGPTGPAGKPASVERFLPRDAQAAIVVQDLGALGEKLARFQNLKIASFLAQLQNFQTAEAYVSAVMRQVGVDLRSRQAMEKAGIDPGKGAGAAFLSQTQAFSVLGVKDAKTLEETFSNLARNRLGAPERAEQKAGGGTLITFSRKGATTPQLGLLFIGDFVLVAPGSTVERLATFASQPSEKSLAEEPVLAASLGRLPKERDFHIYLPGGTDLVRPGTVQGLTLTGVIEERAVTLRADAPWPDTQQALAPLVPKEGPDLLGYLPADSFLVARYRGDPATLGGVWPYIVGPYVTRAVQQSNFDIKGEVLDNLQSGIAMGVALAPTAQFGSGIPELDIRRTSPFRYVQLMVVAEPKDVAKADATLARVPDIAGNFGAQVKPEDVGGKRVYLTSYRAGEGAHFAQAGGKLVLAAPRSRLEAALTGLAGKPGEFPLAQDLQGAMKDQVLSVVMDLRKLSDAVRNLPSEAWGIGGFAIKATALRWLEATDDLRAVTLNLSQKEKALQAEVSLKLTLPPAPQQPSSQPAPQPTEAK; from the coding sequence ATGCTCCGCCGTGCCTCGTCCTGGTCCCTGCTCCTGCTCGTCTTGCTCGCCGGCTGCTCCCGCTGTGGGAAGGACAGCGGCCCGACCGGCCCCGCCGGCAAGCCCGCCTCCGTCGAGCGCTTCCTGCCTCGCGACGCCCAGGCCGCCATCGTCGTCCAGGATCTCGGCGCGCTCGGCGAGAAGCTCGCGCGCTTCCAGAACCTGAAGATCGCCTCCTTCCTCGCCCAGCTGCAGAACTTCCAGACCGCGGAGGCCTATGTCTCCGCCGTCATGCGCCAGGTGGGCGTGGATCTGCGCAGCCGCCAGGCCATGGAGAAGGCCGGCATCGACCCGGGCAAGGGCGCCGGCGCCGCGTTCCTCTCCCAGACCCAGGCCTTCTCCGTGCTCGGTGTGAAGGACGCGAAGACGCTGGAGGAGACCTTCTCCAACCTCGCCCGCAACCGCCTCGGTGCTCCCGAGCGCGCGGAGCAGAAGGCCGGCGGCGGCACCCTCATCACCTTCAGCCGGAAGGGCGCCACCACGCCCCAGCTGGGCCTGCTCTTCATCGGCGACTTCGTCCTCGTCGCCCCGGGCTCCACCGTGGAGCGGCTGGCGACGTTCGCCTCGCAGCCCTCCGAGAAGTCCCTCGCCGAGGAGCCCGTGCTGGCCGCCTCCCTCGGGCGGCTCCCGAAGGAGCGGGACTTCCACATCTATCTCCCCGGCGGCACCGACCTGGTTCGCCCCGGCACCGTGCAGGGGCTCACCCTCACCGGCGTCATCGAGGAGCGCGCCGTCACCCTGCGCGCGGATGCCCCGTGGCCCGACACCCAGCAGGCGCTCGCGCCGCTCGTTCCCAAGGAGGGGCCGGACCTGCTCGGCTACCTGCCCGCGGACAGCTTCCTCGTCGCCCGCTACCGGGGAGACCCGGCCACCCTCGGCGGCGTGTGGCCGTACATCGTCGGCCCCTACGTCACCCGCGCCGTGCAGCAGAGCAACTTCGACATCAAGGGCGAGGTGCTCGACAACCTCCAGAGCGGCATCGCGATGGGCGTGGCCCTGGCCCCCACCGCCCAGTTCGGCAGCGGCATCCCCGAGCTCGACATCCGCCGCACCAGCCCCTTCCGCTACGTGCAGCTCATGGTCGTCGCCGAGCCCAAGGACGTGGCGAAGGCGGACGCCACCCTGGCTCGCGTGCCCGACATCGCCGGCAACTTCGGCGCGCAGGTGAAGCCCGAGGACGTGGGCGGCAAGCGCGTGTACCTCACCTCGTACCGGGCAGGGGAGGGCGCCCACTTCGCCCAGGCTGGGGGAAAGCTGGTGCTCGCCGCGCCTCGCTCCCGCCTGGAGGCGGCGCTCACGGGCCTCGCCGGCAAGCCGGGCGAGTTCCCCCTCGCGCAGGACCTTCAGGGCGCCATGAAGGATCAGGTCCTCTCCGTGGTGATGGACCTGCGCAAGCTGTCGGACGCCGTGCGCAACCTGCCCTCCGAGGCCTGGGGCATTGGCGGCTTCGCCATCAAGGCCACCGCCCTCCGGTGGCTCGAGGCCACCGATGACCTGCGCGCGGTGACCCTCAACCTCTCCCAGAAGGAGAAGGCCCTGCAGGCCGAGGTGTCGCTGAAGCTGACGCTCCCTCCGGCCCCGCAGCAGCCTTCGTCCCAGCCCGCTCCCCAGCCCACCGAGGCCAAGTGA
- a CDS encoding ABC transporter ATP-binding protein: MIRARDIVKEYHDGDGTLVRVLDGLSLEVDQGDFVAVVGPSGSGKSTLLHLLGGLDVHYSGEVEVGGVKLRGLNDRALARFRNSHVGFVFQSFHLIPNLSAVENVLLPSHFGAASLEARKRAEAMLDRVGLLSKKDRAPVRLSGGERQRVAIARALFTGPKLLLCDEPTGNLDAATGAGVIQLFHELHREGLTILAVTHEERMSSAARRVLRLKECRLVEEPVARTAPGGAS; encoded by the coding sequence GTGATTCGAGCGCGAGACATCGTGAAGGAGTACCACGACGGTGACGGCACGCTGGTGCGCGTGCTGGATGGTCTGTCCCTGGAAGTCGACCAGGGTGACTTCGTCGCCGTGGTTGGCCCCTCCGGCAGCGGCAAGTCCACGCTGCTCCACCTGCTGGGCGGGCTCGACGTGCACTACTCCGGTGAGGTGGAGGTGGGTGGCGTCAAGCTGCGCGGCCTGAACGATCGCGCGCTGGCCCGCTTCCGCAACTCGCACGTCGGCTTCGTCTTTCAGTCCTTCCACCTCATCCCCAACCTCTCGGCCGTGGAGAACGTGCTGCTGCCCTCGCACTTCGGCGCCGCCTCCCTCGAGGCTCGCAAGCGGGCCGAGGCCATGCTCGACCGCGTGGGCCTGCTCTCCAAGAAGGACCGTGCCCCGGTGCGGCTGTCCGGCGGCGAGCGCCAGCGCGTGGCCATCGCCCGCGCCCTCTTCACCGGCCCCAAGCTGCTGCTGTGCGACGAGCCCACCGGCAACCTCGACGCCGCCACCGGCGCTGGCGTCATCCAGCTCTTCCACGAGCTGCACCGCGAGGGGCTCACCATCCTCGCCGTCACCCACGAGGAGCGCATGAGCTCCGCCGCCCGCCGCGTGCTGCGACTCAAGGAGTGTCGGCTCGTCGAGGAGCCTGTCGCCCGCACCGCTCCCGGAGGTGCGTCATGA
- a CDS encoding ABC transporter permease, whose amino-acid sequence MRLAALSRLVRLSIARERRGAFFSAFGVAVGVGALVFFVGLGLGVGRVIRERIFPTDARLVDVVPPAVSLGSLLGGGKLDAETVERLSALPGVEKVYRKMNVRVPAVSRYEGAFFGARLRMGMEVLAVGVDPGLVSADVQLGEFKDPGPDKPIPAVISTRLLEIYNKTFAPARKLPQISPQMIVGFGFPVEFNRSYVAQTTGGPTTPTQAQVVGASDRGLLAGITIPLETAIRLNRASGVDAETFTGVTLVAQDPSQVSALVSAVKEMGLEIDDQERRLAENAGAAVTLTTSALALLSILICVLAAVNIAHALSASVRARAKEIGVMQAVGASRGDVRNIVLAEAGVVGLAGGAIGTGAALLLALVINRLAARYLPDFPFKPDSFFSFPWPVVLGGVALGLFAALAGAYFPSRRAAAMDPARTLAG is encoded by the coding sequence ATGAGGCTCGCCGCTCTGTCCCGCCTGGTGCGCCTGAGCATCGCCCGCGAGCGCCGGGGCGCCTTCTTCTCCGCCTTCGGCGTGGCCGTCGGTGTCGGGGCGCTCGTCTTCTTCGTCGGCCTGGGCCTGGGCGTCGGCCGAGTCATCCGCGAGCGCATCTTCCCCACCGACGCGCGGCTGGTGGATGTGGTGCCCCCGGCGGTGTCGCTCGGCTCGCTGCTCGGCGGCGGCAAGCTGGATGCCGAGACCGTGGAGCGTCTGTCCGCCCTGCCCGGCGTGGAGAAGGTGTACCGGAAGATGAACGTCCGCGTGCCCGCCGTCAGCCGCTACGAGGGCGCCTTCTTCGGCGCACGGCTGCGCATGGGCATGGAGGTGCTCGCCGTCGGCGTGGACCCGGGCCTCGTGTCCGCCGACGTGCAGCTCGGCGAGTTCAAGGACCCCGGGCCCGACAAGCCCATCCCCGCCGTCATCTCCACCCGGCTGCTGGAGATCTACAACAAGACCTTCGCTCCGGCGCGCAAGCTCCCGCAGATCTCCCCGCAGATGATCGTCGGCTTCGGCTTCCCCGTGGAGTTCAACCGCTCCTATGTGGCGCAGACCACCGGCGGCCCGACCACTCCCACGCAGGCCCAGGTGGTGGGCGCCTCCGACCGGGGCCTGCTCGCAGGCATCACCATCCCGCTCGAGACGGCCATCCGCCTCAACCGCGCCTCCGGCGTGGATGCCGAGACGTTCACCGGCGTGACGCTCGTGGCCCAGGACCCCTCGCAGGTGTCGGCCCTCGTCTCCGCCGTGAAGGAGATGGGTCTGGAGATCGATGATCAGGAGCGCAGGCTGGCCGAGAACGCGGGCGCCGCCGTCACGCTCACCACCTCCGCGCTCGCCCTGCTGTCCATCCTCATCTGCGTGCTGGCCGCCGTGAACATCGCCCACGCCCTCTCCGCCTCCGTGCGCGCTCGCGCCAAGGAGATCGGCGTCATGCAGGCTGTCGGCGCCTCGCGCGGAGACGTCCGCAACATCGTCCTCGCCGAGGCCGGCGTGGTGGGCCTTGCCGGCGGTGCCATCGGGACAGGGGCCGCGCTGCTGCTCGCCCTCGTCATCAACCGGCTCGCCGCCCGCTACCTGCCGGACTTCCCCTTCAAGCCCGACAGCTTCTTCTCCTTCCCCTGGCCCGTGGTGCTCGGAGGCGTGGCGCTTGGGCTGTTCGCCGCGCTCGCCGGCGCCTACTTCCCCAGCCGCCGCGCCGCCGCCATGGATCCCGCCCGGACGCTCGCCGGATGA
- a CDS encoding serine/threonine protein kinase, whose product MTTSQPKRQPIPFGKYLLLDRINIGGMAEVWRGKMFGAGGFERLVAIKRILPNIAEDEEFITMFIDEAKISVQLNHANIAQIHELGQIANNYFIAMEYIPGKDMRAIFDRCRKKGEPAPIPLVAYCVSKMCEGLDYAHRKKDGMGRDLNIVHRDISPQNVLISFEGEVKVIDFGIAKAAGKATKTQAGILKGKFGYMSPEQIRGLPLDRRSDVFAIGVCLYEMLTGERLFVGDSDFSVLEKVRKAEVAPPSTYNRRIPEQLEKIVLKALARDVDERYQYASELGDDLQRFLITSDTIFGRKDLMQYMKATFAEDVEREKQRLAEYANIKPPDGMLSAIEAGFSGSSSPSAPPPTPAPPTQTPMETPKASGATAVMGPAGANGEAIRRTPSLTALPKLTAAAATPTPKDDEAVATMLVDSREYFDDEDEPTTQPGARAGRTVTPLESERAELAEGEPASTGKTAVIGPPPGAQSPRMSSPNIPVVTPTPNVQVRPSVFGMPSVSAEPVAPARPPPGRLPGDGLPRIARQEGPGGGPPMLSPAGMQGNAAGHGARPAPQVPAPPIGTPSPTPAAKTPGRADKDEPGQRSGPNRMVLFGGIGAAVLVVLAVVIILATRSPASGFIMVELPPQLKGKAQVTLNAQPATANNGVVLQPVPAGPVVVAVSAEGYKAFMQTVTVEEGTQVTRVVPEMESLVKSVSMVLATVPQDAQVTLNGKVIRAQGSQDAFIKDLPATDEMVIEVRAPGFKPHQQKYTLPAGSEPLQVTVRLEAAEVAVRVESEPSGATILASGKELGFTTPATVRLPPGVKQVTLRLKCFEEAELPVSLASSGDGPPVVKGALKKQPGCK is encoded by the coding sequence GTGACGACCTCTCAACCGAAGCGGCAACCCATCCCATTTGGGAAGTACCTCCTTCTCGACCGCATCAACATCGGCGGCATGGCCGAGGTGTGGCGCGGGAAGATGTTCGGCGCGGGAGGTTTCGAGCGGCTCGTCGCCATCAAGCGAATCCTCCCGAACATCGCCGAGGACGAAGAGTTCATCACGATGTTCATCGATGAGGCGAAGATCAGCGTCCAGCTGAATCACGCCAACATCGCGCAGATCCACGAGCTGGGGCAGATCGCCAACAACTACTTCATCGCGATGGAGTACATCCCCGGCAAGGACATGCGGGCGATCTTCGACCGGTGCCGCAAGAAGGGTGAGCCCGCCCCCATCCCCCTGGTGGCCTACTGCGTCTCCAAGATGTGCGAGGGCCTGGACTACGCCCACCGCAAGAAGGACGGCATGGGGCGGGACCTCAACATCGTCCACCGCGACATCTCACCTCAGAACGTCCTCATCTCCTTCGAGGGCGAAGTCAAGGTCATCGACTTCGGTATCGCCAAGGCCGCCGGCAAGGCCACCAAGACGCAGGCCGGCATCCTCAAGGGCAAGTTCGGCTACATGAGCCCGGAGCAGATCCGCGGCCTGCCGCTGGATCGCCGCTCGGACGTGTTCGCCATCGGCGTGTGTCTCTACGAGATGCTCACCGGCGAGCGCCTCTTCGTGGGCGACAGCGACTTCTCGGTGCTGGAGAAGGTGCGCAAGGCCGAGGTGGCTCCGCCGTCCACCTACAACCGGCGCATCCCCGAGCAGCTCGAGAAGATCGTCCTCAAGGCGCTCGCCCGCGACGTGGACGAGCGCTACCAGTACGCCAGCGAGCTGGGCGACGACCTGCAGCGCTTCCTCATCACCAGCGACACCATCTTCGGCCGCAAGGACCTCATGCAGTACATGAAGGCCACCTTCGCCGAGGACGTGGAGCGCGAGAAGCAGCGCCTGGCCGAGTACGCCAACATCAAGCCTCCCGACGGGATGCTCTCCGCCATCGAGGCCGGCTTCAGCGGCTCCTCGAGCCCCAGCGCTCCGCCCCCCACTCCCGCCCCGCCCACCCAGACGCCGATGGAGACGCCCAAGGCCTCTGGCGCCACCGCGGTGATGGGGCCCGCGGGCGCCAATGGCGAGGCCATCCGCCGCACCCCCTCGCTCACCGCGCTGCCCAAGCTCACCGCCGCCGCCGCCACGCCGACGCCCAAGGACGACGAGGCCGTCGCGACGATGCTGGTGGACTCGCGCGAGTACTTCGACGACGAGGACGAGCCCACCACCCAGCCGGGCGCCAGGGCCGGCCGCACCGTGACGCCGCTGGAGTCCGAGCGGGCCGAGCTGGCCGAGGGTGAGCCCGCCAGCACCGGCAAGACGGCCGTCATCGGTCCTCCCCCGGGCGCTCAGTCGCCCCGCATGTCCTCGCCGAACATCCCCGTGGTGACGCCCACGCCCAACGTGCAGGTGCGTCCCTCCGTGTTCGGCATGCCCTCCGTGTCGGCCGAGCCCGTGGCGCCGGCCCGTCCTCCTCCGGGCCGCCTGCCGGGTGATGGGCTGCCGCGCATCGCTCGCCAGGAAGGTCCCGGCGGCGGGCCGCCCATGCTGAGCCCCGCGGGCATGCAGGGCAATGCCGCCGGGCATGGGGCGAGGCCCGCGCCCCAGGTGCCCGCCCCGCCCATCGGCACGCCCTCGCCCACGCCCGCCGCGAAGACTCCGGGGCGCGCGGACAAGGACGAGCCTGGGCAGCGCTCCGGCCCGAACCGGATGGTCCTCTTCGGCGGCATCGGCGCCGCGGTGCTCGTGGTGCTGGCGGTGGTCATCATCCTGGCGACGCGCTCGCCCGCCTCGGGCTTCATCATGGTGGAGCTGCCGCCCCAGCTGAAGGGCAAGGCCCAGGTCACCCTCAACGCCCAGCCCGCCACGGCGAACAACGGCGTCGTCCTGCAGCCGGTGCCCGCCGGCCCCGTCGTGGTCGCCGTCAGCGCCGAGGGCTACAAGGCCTTCATGCAGACGGTCACCGTCGAGGAGGGCACGCAAGTCACCCGCGTGGTCCCCGAGATGGAGTCCCTGGTGAAGTCGGTGTCCATGGTGCTCGCCACCGTGCCCCAGGACGCCCAGGTGACGCTCAACGGCAAGGTCATCCGCGCTCAGGGCTCCCAGGACGCCTTCATCAAGGATCTGCCCGCCACCGATGAGATGGTCATCGAGGTGCGCGCCCCGGGCTTCAAGCCCCACCAGCAGAAGTACACCCTGCCCGCGGGCTCCGAGCCGCTGCAGGTGACGGTGCGGCTGGAGGCGGCGGAGGTCGCGGTGCGCGTGGAGTCCGAGCCGTCGGGGGCCACCATCCTCGCCAGCGGCAAGGAGCTGGGCTTCACCACGCCGGCCACCGTGCGGCTGCCGCCCGGGGTGAAGCAGGTGACGCTGCGGCTGAAGTGCTTCGAGGAGGCCGAGCTGCCGGTGAGCCTCGCCTCGTCCGGGGACGGCCCGCCCGTGGTGAAGGGTGCCTTGAAGAAGCAGCCGGGCTGCAAGTAG
- a CDS encoding ATP-binding protein: MSKSRRSKSDPLADLPRWAQKLAQKYYTKTVSTFLLYGAVRDLQPLTLEDGNRGYGILKTFLADELFGGRDHVIFYDRSSGIRAAAPETQKDLQRAMAGYDALYGTDYAKSLPRDPGRALQILENFLRLRLGEGKSMALIIDFAETLVPGGEMSHLSAEDRFVVATLDKWAHDPQFLSNDISVVLLAENLADISPRISRNPYVAPIELPLPGEEERLDYVRYKLEGKRLQSISDVSLAALAKMTAGLSRINLDRVLTEAMERDVRITPELLKEKKKELIQAECHGLLEFIEPAHNLDAVAGHGKAKEMLRHAANALKKGRMEVMPMGYLISGPVGTGKTFMVTSFAGEIGIPAVKFLNFRSQWQGVTEANLERIFTLLKALWPVAVMVDEADTFLGNRDSGGDSGTSSRVFGSIASFMGNTQYRGKIVWFLMTARPDLLPIDLKRQGRAEEHLALFYPQTDAERDELFKVMQKKTGVSVDVPSFASLIPEGTRQFSGADIEAVMVRAKFRALAEGREQVSVDDLKAVLADFIPPSYPLEIELQNLVAVQECTSRELLPEQFRSMDRDDVTRRVRELKMLLEEQ; the protein is encoded by the coding sequence GTGAGCAAATCGCGCAGGAGCAAGTCGGATCCGCTGGCGGATCTGCCCCGCTGGGCCCAGAAGCTGGCCCAGAAGTACTACACGAAGACCGTCTCCACGTTCCTGCTCTACGGGGCGGTGAGGGATCTGCAGCCCCTCACCCTCGAGGACGGCAACCGGGGCTACGGCATCCTCAAGACGTTCCTCGCCGACGAGCTGTTCGGCGGGCGGGACCACGTCATCTTCTACGATCGTTCCTCCGGCATCCGCGCCGCCGCGCCCGAGACGCAGAAGGACCTGCAGCGGGCCATGGCGGGCTACGACGCCCTCTACGGCACCGACTACGCCAAGTCCCTGCCGAGAGACCCGGGCCGGGCGCTGCAGATCCTCGAGAACTTCCTGCGCCTGCGCCTGGGCGAGGGCAAGTCGATGGCGCTCATCATCGACTTCGCGGAGACGCTGGTGCCCGGCGGAGAGATGAGCCACCTGTCCGCCGAGGACCGCTTCGTGGTGGCCACGCTGGACAAGTGGGCGCACGATCCGCAGTTCCTCTCCAACGACATCTCCGTGGTGCTGCTGGCGGAGAACCTGGCGGACATCTCCCCGCGCATCTCCCGCAACCCGTACGTGGCGCCCATCGAGCTGCCGCTGCCGGGCGAGGAGGAGCGCCTGGACTACGTGCGCTACAAGCTGGAGGGCAAGCGGCTCCAGTCCATCTCGGACGTGTCGCTGGCCGCGCTGGCGAAGATGACGGCGGGCCTGTCGCGCATCAACCTGGACCGGGTGCTCACCGAGGCCATGGAGCGCGACGTGCGCATCACCCCCGAGCTCCTCAAGGAGAAGAAGAAGGAGCTCATCCAGGCCGAGTGTCATGGCCTGCTGGAGTTCATCGAGCCGGCGCACAACCTGGACGCGGTGGCCGGCCACGGCAAGGCCAAGGAGATGCTCCGCCACGCCGCCAACGCCCTCAAGAAGGGCCGCATGGAGGTGATGCCCATGGGCTACCTCATCAGCGGCCCGGTGGGCACCGGCAAGACGTTCATGGTGACCAGCTTCGCCGGCGAGATTGGCATCCCCGCGGTGAAGTTCCTCAACTTCCGCAGCCAGTGGCAGGGCGTCACCGAGGCCAACCTGGAGCGCATCTTCACCCTGCTCAAGGCCCTGTGGCCCGTGGCGGTGATGGTGGACGAGGCCGACACCTTCCTGGGCAACCGAGACTCCGGCGGGGACTCCGGCACCAGCAGCCGCGTGTTCGGCTCCATCGCCTCCTTCATGGGCAACACCCAGTACCGCGGGAAGATCGTCTGGTTCCTGATGACGGCCCGGCCGGACCTGCTGCCCATCGACCTGAAGCGGCAGGGGCGCGCCGAGGAGCACCTGGCCCTCTTCTACCCGCAGACGGACGCCGAGCGGGACGAGCTCTTCAAGGTCATGCAGAAGAAGACGGGCGTGTCCGTGGACGTGCCGTCCTTCGCGTCGCTCATCCCCGAGGGCACCCGCCAGTTCAGCGGCGCGGACATCGAGGCCGTGATGGTGCGCGCGAAGTTCCGCGCCCTGGCCGAGGGCCGTGAGCAGGTGTCCGTGGATGACCTGAAGGCCGTGCTCGCCGACTTCATCCCGCCCAGCTACCCGCTGGAGATCGAGCTGCAGAACCTGGTGGCCGTGCAGGAGTGCACCAGCCGCGAGCTGCTGCCCGAGCAGTTCCGCTCCATGGACCGGGACGACGTCACCCGGCGCGTGCGCGAGCTGAAGATGCTGCTCGAGGAGCAGTGA